Proteins encoded within one genomic window of Triticum aestivum cultivar Chinese Spring chromosome 2D, IWGSC CS RefSeq v2.1, whole genome shotgun sequence:
- the LOC123052282 gene encoding stress-associated endoplasmic reticulum protein 2 isoform X2, with protein MTTSRRVADRKIAVFEKNITKRGSVPETVKKGNDYPVGPIVLGFFVFVVVGSSLFQIIRTASNAGLF; from the exons ACTACCTCAAGACGTGTTGCTGATAGGAAAATTGCAGTATTTGAGAAGAATATCACGAAGAGGGGTTCTGTTCCCGAGACAGTCAAGAAAGGAAATGATTATCCTGTTGGACCTATCGTGCTTGGATTTTTTGTCTTCGTTGTTGTTGGGTCAT CTCTGTTCCAGATCATCAGGACAGCCTCAAACGCCGGTCTCTTCTGA
- the LOC123052282 gene encoding putative polyol transporter 1 isoform X1: MAKPGRRPVNKYAFATTVLSTATPLFLGYDLAMVSSTAVLAEADLRLLACVVVLSSLVGALTSLVAQCFLGDRRTVLLSAVVLCVGALTRGLAAGPAAFTAGVFVNGIGMGQALMIVPAYVAELCPSSLRGALTSHPDGFVYLGCILGSLCYSTGFVKLPANLAWCLTIVSGTAVPASLTCAVLLMPESPRWLVARDQMTKARRVLSRTSATLEEAELRWLEIKAELGAPHDGIEETVATSVRRKRWKKECAIWRELLARPTEPLPRAIVSALVAKVFASGMGRMSQYVQRGFLDVGVSSARQTRRALLAFGIAVVMSFSVSLVLVELGLLLVTALAGSRAPSHPPPHRCGGHVGMTRRQEQLKRSRGLSATMLLSLIALVWIAPGPAQWADEPSPSSSGSSRWVWAATAVVKRASVFWSFARAYGASSVPVQWSLLVCPAVGVLVWFFFCACLLGARRRRASFIHVRSFPISTSAASLASLVHG; this comes from the exons ATGGCGAAGCCCGGAAGGCGCCCTGTAAACAAGTATGCATTTGCCACCACCGTGCTATCGACTGCCACACCCCTCTTCTTGGGCTACG ACCTGGCCATGGTGAGCAGCACGGCCGTGCTCGCGGAGGCCGACCTGAGGCTCCTGGCGTGCGTCGTCGTGCTCTCTTCCCTCGTGGGCGCGCTCACATCCTTGGTAGCGCAGTGCTTCCTGGGTGATCGCCGCACCGTCCTCCTGTCCGCCGTGGTGCTCTGCGTGGGCGCACTCACCAGGGGGCTCGCCGCCGGCCCCGCGGCGTTCACGGCCGGTGTCTTCGTCAACGGCATCGGCATGGGCCAGGCGCTCATGATCGTCCCGGCGTACGTAGCCGAGCTCTGTCCCTCCTCGCTGCGCGGCGCCCTCACCTCCCACCCGGACGGCTTCGTGTACCTCGGCTGCATCCTCGGTTCCCTCTGCTACTCCACGGGCTTCGTGAAGCTCCCGGCGAACCTCGCCTGGTGTCTGACCATAGTCTCCGGAACGGCCGTTCCGGCCTCGCTCACCTGCGCCGTCCTTCTCATGCCGGAGTCGCCCCGGTGGCTCGTGGCCAGGGACCAGATGACCAAGGCCCGGCGCGTGCTCTCCAGGACGTCCGCGACGCTGGAGGAGGCAGAGctccgttggcttgagataaaAGCCGAGCTCGGCGCACCGCACGATGGCATCGAAGAGACGGTGGCGACGTCGGTCAGACGTAAACGGTGGAAGAAGGAGTGCGCGATATggagggagctgctggcgaggccGACGGAGCCTCTCCCCCGCGCGATCGTCAGCGCGCTGGTCGCCAAGGTCTTCGCGTCCGGCATGGGGCGCATGTCCCAGTACGTGCAGCGCGGCTTCCTCGACGTCGGCGTCTCGTCGGCCCGGCAGACGCGGAGGGCGCTGCTGGCGTTCGGGATCGCcgtggtgatgtccttctccgtgtCGCTGGTCCTCGTGGAGCTCGGCTTGCTGCTGGTGACGGCACTCGCAGGTAGCCGCGCGCCGTCCCACCCACCGCCTCACCGCTGCGGCGGCCACGTCGGCATGACACGGCGGCAAGAGCAGCTGAAGCGGTCGAGGGGGCTGTCCGCGACCATGCTGCTGTCGCTGATAGCGCTGGTGTGGATCGCGCCCGGGCCAGCGCAGTGGGCGGACGAACCGTCGCCGTCATCGTCCGGCAGCAGCCGGTGGGTGTGGGCGGCGACGGCCGTGGTGAAGAGGGCGTCGGTCTTTTGGAGCTTCGCGAGGGCGTACGGTGCCAGCTCCGTCCCCGTGCAATGGAGCTTGCTCGTTTGCCCCGCGGTCGGCGTGCTCGTGTGGTTCTTCTTTTGTGCGTGCCTCCTTGGCGCGAGGAGGAGGCGAGCCAGTTTCATTCACGTTCGGTCTTTCCCAATAAGCACGTCCGCCGCTAGTCTAGCGAGCTTGGTCCACGGCTGA